One window of the Salvia splendens isolate huo1 chromosome 1, SspV2, whole genome shotgun sequence genome contains the following:
- the LOC121752229 gene encoding phragmoplastin DRP1E-like, which produces MATMESLIGLVNRIQRACTALGDYGGGDQAFSSLWDALPSVAVVGGQSSGKSSVLESIVGRDFLPRGSGIVTRRPLVLQLQKTEDGKQEYAEFGHLPRRKFSDFASVRKEIQDETDRITGKTKQISPVPIHLSIYSPNVVNLTLIDLPGLTKVAVEGQAESIVEDIENMVRSYVEKPNCIILAITPANQDIATSDAIKLAREVDPSGDRTFGVLTKLDLMDKGTNAVDVLEGRAYRLQQPWVGIVNRSQADINKNVDMMAARRKEREYFATSPDYGHLAGKMGSEYLAKLLSRHLESVIRARIPSITSLINKSIDELEAEMDHLGRPIALDAGAQLYTILELCRAFDKIFKEHLDGGRPGGDRIYGVFDNQLPAALKKLPFDRHLSVQNVRKIVSEADGYQPHLIAPEQGYRRLIEGSLNYFRGPAEASVDAVHLVLKELVRKSIGECLELRRFPTLQSTIAGAANESLERFREESKKTVVRLVDMESSYLTVDFFRKLPQEVEKAGNPGGNPRENSPAVQNIDRYAEAHFRRIGSNVSSYVYMISETLRNSIPKAVVYCQVKEAKQNLLNYFYTQIGRREGKQLSELLDEDPALMDRRLQCAKRLELYKKARDEVDSVAWVR; this is translated from the exons ATGGCGACCATGGAAAGTTTGATTGGTTTAGTGAACAGAATTCAGAGGGCTTGCACCGCCCTCGGCGACTACGGTGGCGGCGACCAGGCTTTCTCCTCGCTCTGGGACGCTCTCCCCTCCGTCGCCGTTGTCGGTGGTCAG AGTTCTGGGAAGTCTTCGGTTTTGGAGAGCATAGTAGGGCGTGATTTTCTTCCTCGAGGCTCTG GAATCGTTACGAGGAGGCCGCTGGTGTTGCAACTGCAGAAGACGGAAGATGGGAAGCAGGAATATGCAGAATTTGGCCATTTGCCTAGGAGGAAATTCTCTGATTTTG CTTCGGTTCGCAAGGAAATTCAGGACGAAACTGATAGAATCACAGGAAAGACAAAGCAAATTTCTCCCGTCCCTATTCACCTCAGTATCTATTCACCCAATG TTGTCAACTTGACTCTTATTGATCTTCCGGGTTTAACAAAGGTTGCTGTAG AGGGGCAAGCTGAAAGTATTGTCGAAGACATTGAGAATATGGTCCGCTCTTATGTTGAGAAG CCAAACTGCATCATACTGGCAATAACTCCTGCGAaccaagatattgctacatcaGATGCTATTAAACTTGCAAGGGAAGTGGATCCATCAG GTGACCGTACATTTGGAGTGCTTACAAAGCTTGATCTGATGGACAAAGGAACCAATGCCGTAGAT GTTCTGGAAGGAAGAGCTTATCGTTTACAACAGCCGTGGGTGGGTATTGTTAATCGTTCACAAGCAGATATCAACAAAAATGTTGATATGATGGCTGCTAGGCGTAAGGAACGTGAGTACTTCGCTACAAGTCCCGACTATGGGCATTTGGCTGGTAAAATGGGTTCTGAATATCTGGCAAAGCTGCTCTCTAGG CACTTGGAATCTGTAATCAGGGCTAGAATTCCAAGTATAACTTCCTTGATCAACAAAAGTATAGATGAACTTGAAGCTGAGATGGACCACCTCGGAAGGCCTATTGCTCTGGATGCTGGG GCTCAACTATACACCATCTTGGAACTTTGCCGTGCTTTTGACAAGATATTCAAGGAGCATCTGGATGGAGG CCGTCCTGGAGGTGACCGAATTTATGGAGTTTTTGACAATCAGCTACCTGCTGCATTGAAAAAACTTCCTTTTGATCGTCATCTTTCGGTACAGAACGTGAGAAAAATTGTCTCAGAAGCTGATGGTTACCAACCACACTTGATTGCTCCTGAACAAGGTTATCGGCGGCTTATTGAGGGGTCACTAAATTATTTCAGGGGGCCTGCTGAAGCTTCTGTTGATGCT GTTCACCTTGTATTAAAGGAGCTTGTCAGGAAGTCAATTGGGGAGTGCCTG GAGTTGAGACGGTTCCCAACTCTACAATCAACCATAGCTGGAGCAGCAAATGAATCGTTGGAGAGGTTCCGTGAGGAAAGCAAGAAAACAGTTGTTAGATTGGTCGATATGGAATCTTCATATCTGACAGTAGATTTCTTCCGGAAACTTCCTCAGGAAGTAGAGAAAGCCGGAAACCCAGGAGGGAACCCACGGGAAAACTCACCAGCTGTACAGAACATTGATCGCTATGCAGAGGCACATTTCAGGAGGATAGGTTCTAATGTGTCGTCTTACGTATATATGATATCTGAGACTTTGAGGAACTCGATTCCCAAGGCAGTGGTTTACTGCCAAGTTAAGGAGGCCAAACAGAATTTACTCAATTACTTCTACACCCAAATTGGGAGGAGAGAG GGTAAGCAACTTTCAGAGTTATTGGATGAAGATCCAGCATTGATGGATAGAAGGCTGCAATGCGCGAAAAGGCTTGAATTGTACAAGAAAGCGCGGGATGAGGTTGATTCTGTGGCATGGGTTCGATGA
- the LOC121752237 gene encoding phosphatidylinositol N-acetylglucosaminyltransferase subunit P-like isoform X2 — MDSATTPLTITKSDSDPTTSLRRSMLSQLYGFLASITAFVAVGIFAIRAYVPDYWLLYIGIDYYPSRYWELGVPTYVMVMIVVAIVSYTSLNFLATPPPTSMKLIFDDYSEDILTGIPITDDGEPAIEPLSYMSIDQVNQMFDDLNS; from the exons ATGGATTCAGCGACTACTCCTCTAACAATAACAAAATCAGACTCCGATCCCACCACATCCCTCCGTCGATCCATGCTTTCTCAACTGTATGGCTTCCTCGCCTCCATCACCGCTTTCGTTGCCGTAG GCATTTTCGCTATAAGGGCATATGTTCCTGACTATTGGTTGCTGTATATAGGAATTGATTACTACCCTAGCAG GTATTGGGAGCTAGGCGTGCCAACATATGTAATGGTGATGATTGTTGTTGCGATTGTATCATATACAAGCCTCAACTTTTTGGCTACTCCTCCTCCTACCTCCATGAAGTTGATTTTTG ATGACTACAGTGAGGATATATTGACAGGCATCCCAATAACAGATGATGGTGAGCCGGCCATTGAGCCTTTATCTTATATGAGCATCGACCAAGTTAATCAAATGTTTGATGACCTAAACTCATGA
- the LOC121752237 gene encoding phosphatidylinositol N-acetylglucosaminyltransferase subunit P-like isoform X1, which yields MIFLLNERIYKSSLDKYLNQTRIQRKSSQENGFSDYSSNNNKIRLRSHHIPPSIHAFSTVWLPRLHHRFRCRIFAIRAYVPDYWLLYIGIDYYPSRYWELGVPTYVMVMIVVAIVSYTSLNFLATPPPTSMKLIFDDYSEDILTGIPITDDGEPAIEPLSYMSIDQVNQMFDDLNS from the exons ATGATTTTCTTGCTAAATGAGAGAATATATAAATCTTCTTTGGataaatatttaaatcaaaCTAGAATACAAAGAAAAAGTTCCCAAGAAAATGGATTCAGCGACTACTCCTCTAACAATAACAAAATCAGACTCCGATCCCACCACATCCCTCCGTCGATCCATGCTTTCTCAACTGTATGGCTTCCTCGCCTCCATCACCGCTTTCGTTGCC GCATTTTCGCTATAAGGGCATATGTTCCTGACTATTGGTTGCTGTATATAGGAATTGATTACTACCCTAGCAG GTATTGGGAGCTAGGCGTGCCAACATATGTAATGGTGATGATTGTTGTTGCGATTGTATCATATACAAGCCTCAACTTTTTGGCTACTCCTCCTCCTACCTCCATGAAGTTGATTTTTG ATGACTACAGTGAGGATATATTGACAGGCATCCCAATAACAGATGATGGTGAGCCGGCCATTGAGCCTTTATCTTATATGAGCATCGACCAAGTTAATCAAATGTTTGATGACCTAAACTCATGA